One genomic window of Mogibacterium diversum includes the following:
- a CDS encoding S24 family peptidase — translation MYEKYLELLEEKNCRNIDVSKATGIPPSTFSDWKKGKSSPKLDKLKKIADYFNVQVEYLTGESEYKTKEEWFSSLDTDENLNRLKSELMYERYGLQPIDIHKIPLLGSVACGEPIFASEDRELYVEVGTDIKADYCLTAKGDSMINARINDGDIVFIQRTDSINNGEIGVVLIDNDVTLKRIYYYPNDNKLILQAENSKYEPMVYLNNELDKIRIIGKAIAFQSDIM, via the coding sequence ATGTATGAAAAATATTTAGAATTATTAGAAGAAAAGAATTGTAGAAATATTGATGTTTCAAAGGCTACAGGAATACCACCATCAACATTCAGTGATTGGAAAAAAGGAAAATCATCACCAAAACTCGACAAATTAAAGAAAATCGCTGATTATTTTAATGTACAAGTTGAATATCTGACAGGAGAATCAGAATATAAAACTAAAGAAGAATGGTTTTCTAGTTTAGATACAGATGAGAATTTGAACAGATTAAAATCTGAATTGATGTATGAACGATATGGGTTACAACCAATAGATATACATAAGATACCGTTATTAGGTTCAGTAGCGTGTGGAGAACCCATATTCGCATCTGAGGATAGAGAACTATATGTTGAAGTTGGAACAGATATAAAGGCAGATTATTGTTTGACTGCTAAAGGTGATTCAATGATCAATGCTAGAATTAACGATGGAGATATAGTATTTATTCAACGTACTGATTCAATCAATAATGGTGAAATAGGTGTAGTATTGATTGATAATGATGTTACATTAAAAAGAATATATTATTACCCAAATGATAATAAGCTGATTTTACAGGCTGAAAATAGCAAATATGAACCAATGGTCTATTTAAATAATGAACTAGATAAAATCAGAATCATCGGCAAGGCGATAGCTTTCCAAAGTGATATTATGTAG
- a CDS encoding tyrosine-type recombinase/integrase has product MRLPNGFGSVYKLSGKRRNPWCARKTIGWNDDFENKKSYPIYKFVGYYPTKKEAIEGLSRYNENPLEIQAFTLEELYNLWSSKHFEKVSKSNINGVKASWKLCESIKHMNINDIKLMHLQHIVDTSNKNTPTLKKFKIMFGLMYDYAVINELATKDKRDMIRYLDIGKSNPNGYDRTPFTDSEIKTLWDNSNDECVMIILILLYTGVRIGELLELRKEDVNLDESYFNVTKSKTESGIRQVPIADVIKPIINHWFGKNSDYLICNSKLNKFEYSNYYRIYWKSIMERFGMTHKPHDARHTLISRLANNQIDERIIKSIVGHAGNGVTESVYTHITLQSKLDAINTLN; this is encoded by the coding sequence ATGAGATTACCTAATGGATTCGGTTCAGTTTATAAACTGAGTGGAAAACGTCGCAACCCGTGGTGTGCAAGAAAAACCATAGGATGGAACGATGATTTTGAAAATAAGAAATCGTATCCGATTTATAAATTTGTTGGATATTATCCAACTAAAAAAGAAGCGATTGAGGGTTTATCACGGTATAATGAAAACCCGTTGGAAATTCAAGCTTTTACACTTGAAGAACTGTATAATTTATGGTCATCTAAACACTTTGAAAAGGTTTCAAAATCCAATATAAATGGTGTCAAGGCATCTTGGAAATTATGCGAATCAATCAAACATATGAATATTAATGATATTAAATTGATGCACCTACAACATATCGTTGATACATCAAATAAGAACACACCAACATTAAAGAAGTTCAAAATTATGTTCGGTTTAATGTATGATTATGCGGTCATAAACGAACTAGCAACCAAGGATAAACGGGATATGATAAGGTATCTTGATATTGGAAAATCAAACCCGAACGGATATGATAGAACACCGTTCACAGATAGCGAAATAAAAACCCTATGGGATAATTCAAACGATGAGTGTGTAATGATTATATTAATACTATTATATACTGGTGTGAGAATTGGCGAACTTCTCGAACTGAGAAAAGAAGATGTTAATCTTGATGAATCATATTTTAATGTGACCAAATCTAAAACCGAATCGGGAATCCGTCAAGTTCCGATTGCTGATGTGATCAAACCAATAATAAATCATTGGTTTGGTAAAAATTCCGATTACCTTATATGTAATAGTAAATTAAATAAATTCGAATACTCCAACTACTACCGCATATATTGGAAATCAATCATGGAACGATTCGGGATGACCCATAAACCACATGATGCACGTCACACCCTTATATCAAGATTAGCCAACAATCAGATTGATGAGCGTATAATTAAATCAATTGTTGGTCATGCTGGTAACGGTGTAACTGAATCTGTATATACACATATCACATTACAATCAAAACTAGATGCAATAAATACGTTAAATTAA
- a CDS encoding LysR family transcriptional regulator, with protein sequence MDLIKLKYFIAVAELLNFSKAAEACNITQTAIGKYINKLENEIGCSLFYRTNKGVSLTEAGEKFYVGVKEITEQYENLLKQIENETDKLLRIGIAGDYLPINFLRKYKAMNRDISLEVEFKDKDQLINMLERESIDAMIIPDVTMLSENTIGIEKVEIGAAHDVLCCSQESVIKYGSVGKVIENLPLITKAVESEYHEYCRENLKSVYNSTFSDVRVVDTVSNQTALIALGQGFAIMPKEEMTPIEDMYMEGLGERFTEILLLVYMSKNKNQSLRDLLKFVSKSNSDGESLFE encoded by the coding sequence ATGGATTTAATTAAACTAAAATACTTTATTGCTGTTGCAGAATTGTTGAATTTTTCTAAAGCTGCTGAAGCTTGCAACATCACGCAAACTGCAATAGGCAAGTATATTAATAAATTAGAAAATGAAATCGGATGCTCTCTATTCTATCGAACTAATAAGGGTGTCAGCTTGACTGAAGCCGGAGAAAAATTTTATGTAGGAGTAAAGGAGATAACCGAGCAGTATGAGAACTTATTAAAACAAATTGAAAATGAGACAGATAAACTTCTTAGAATTGGAATCGCAGGTGACTATCTGCCAATTAATTTTTTAAGAAAGTATAAAGCTATGAATAGGGACATTTCCTTGGAGGTGGAATTTAAGGATAAAGACCAATTGATTAACATGCTGGAGAGGGAATCGATAGATGCGATGATTATCCCTGATGTTACAATGCTAAGTGAAAATACAATTGGAATAGAGAAGGTGGAGATAGGAGCTGCACATGATGTTTTGTGCTGTTCTCAAGAAAGCGTGATTAAATACGGAAGTGTCGGAAAAGTCATTGAGAATTTACCTCTTATCACCAAAGCAGTTGAAAGTGAATATCATGAGTACTGTAGAGAAAATCTAAAAAGCGTATACAATAGCACTTTTTCGGATGTACGTGTTGTTGATACGGTGTCGAATCAGACTGCTTTAATTGCACTCGGGCAAGGGTTTGCAATCATGCCAAAAGAGGAGATGACACCGATTGAAGACATGTATATGGAAGGGTTAGGTGAGAGATTTACAGAGATTCTACTACTAGTCTATATGTCAAAAAACAAAAATCAGTCGCTTCGCGATTTATTGAAATTTGTAAGCAAAAGTAATAGTGATGGTGAATCCTTATTTGAATAA
- the brnQ gene encoding branched-chain amino acid transport system II carrier protein, translating to MKDNSKPKAKGPIIVTMGLALFATQFGAGNLIFPPFLGQQTGSNWLVGFLGFFIMDVGLAALAIYSVVANREGTVDGVTNKIGTIPGKVFVSIILLLLGPIICIPRTSATTYEMGIKGLLPGVPLWAFSLVFFAVTAILALNPSGVVDVIGKFLTPLLLLVMVILIILGIVNPIGAPIGTKDLVPFQTGIVNGYQTLDGIGGVTVTIILIVAAKKYGFTDKKDVKQLVAGADIISTVLLGLVYGGLTFLGASTTSDSHFAGLAQAPLLIAITNRLLGGWGVIALAIIILLACLTTSIGLSSVIGDYFAGLSNGKVSYRTVILVTIGFSFFMSNLGLDKIIALAAPILSAFYPPLIVLVIFAVLDNWITSKYVGGVAAYAAFATSLLSVLNGFGLPFGFVGSLPFTKLALGWVVPALVGAVVGCIYSATRKDELKLSN from the coding sequence ATGAAAGATAATTCAAAACCAAAGGCGAAGGGGCCGATTATTGTGACCATGGGTCTCGCCCTTTTCGCAACTCAATTTGGCGCTGGTAACCTTATATTTCCGCCATTCCTCGGCCAGCAGACTGGAAGCAATTGGCTAGTAGGATTTTTAGGATTTTTCATCATGGATGTTGGACTGGCAGCCTTAGCCATTTATTCTGTTGTTGCTAACAGAGAAGGAACGGTAGACGGAGTAACTAACAAGATTGGAACCATACCTGGCAAGGTATTCGTATCCATCATTCTACTTCTACTCGGACCGATCATCTGTATTCCAAGAACATCCGCTACGACTTATGAGATGGGTATCAAAGGACTGCTACCAGGCGTTCCGCTATGGGCATTCAGCCTTGTGTTCTTTGCAGTGACTGCTATTCTTGCACTCAATCCTTCTGGTGTTGTAGATGTTATAGGAAAGTTCCTTACACCGCTTTTACTTCTGGTTATGGTCATTCTAATCATACTCGGAATCGTAAATCCAATCGGTGCACCTATCGGAACAAAGGATCTTGTTCCATTCCAGACAGGAATTGTTAACGGTTATCAAACACTCGACGGCATTGGCGGAGTAACGGTAACTATCATTCTCATAGTTGCTGCAAAGAAATATGGCTTTACTGATAAGAAAGATGTAAAACAGCTAGTAGCTGGTGCAGATATCATTTCGACAGTCCTACTTGGACTAGTATATGGAGGTCTAACATTCCTCGGTGCATCGACTACAAGCGATAGCCATTTTGCAGGCCTTGCACAGGCACCACTTCTAATCGCTATAACTAACAGACTTCTCGGCGGATGGGGAGTTATCGCTCTAGCGATTATAATTCTGCTAGCATGTCTAACAACTTCGATTGGACTTTCCTCTGTAATCGGCGACTACTTTGCTGGTTTATCAAACGGAAAGGTTAGCTACCGCACAGTAATACTAGTTACTATCGGGTTCAGCTTCTTTATGAGCAACCTTGGACTGGATAAGATTATCGCGCTTGCAGCACCGATACTCAGCGCATTTTATCCACCGCTTATCGTTCTGGTAATATTCGCCGTACTTGATAATTGGATTACAAGCAAATACGTTGGCGGTGTAGCTGCTTATGCTGCATTTGCTACGAGCCTACTTTCAGTTCTAAATGGATTCGGTCTTCCATTCGGTTTCGTAGGTAGCCTTCCATTCACTAAGCTTGCGCTTGGCTGGGTTGTACCTGCACTGGTTGGTGCTGTGGTCGGATGCATATATTCTGCTACTAGAAAAGATGAACTGAAATTATCTAACTAA
- a CDS encoding DUF4230 domain-containing protein, with the protein MLFYSRVSAGEVKRIIRESDELTTIIIETRGNSPYDDKGLPILNKGSFSASYVAEVRVGINLSKVRVKRVDNVKKRIYVSIPKSKIQSVKIDPKTIKFSKKRFALFNFDQREDVIRFEKNLEKQLIKNPRKKDYKKADKQAKVLIRGIITSGAPRYEVVFI; encoded by the coding sequence ATGCTATTTTATTCAAGGGTAAGTGCTGGTGAAGTAAAAAGAATAATTAGAGAATCAGATGAACTTACAACTATAATAATAGAGACAAGAGGAAACTCTCCATATGATGATAAAGGACTGCCTATTTTAAATAAAGGAAGCTTTTCAGCTTCATATGTTGCAGAAGTTAGGGTAGGAATAAACCTATCAAAGGTACGGGTTAAGCGTGTAGATAATGTAAAAAAGAGAATATATGTATCTATCCCAAAATCGAAAATACAATCAGTTAAAATAGATCCTAAAACAATAAAGTTTTCAAAAAAAAGATTTGCACTATTCAACTTTGATCAAAGAGAAGACGTCATACGATTTGAAAAAAATCTAGAAAAACAACTCATAAAAAACCCAAGAAAAAAAGACTATAAAAAAGCAGATAAGCAGGCAAAAGTTCTGATAAGGGGCATAATTACATCAGGAGCACCAAGATATGAGGTAGTGTTCATTTAA
- a CDS encoding DUF6591 domain-containing protein, which yields MENNEQRKNENYTIKEIKGSEIQQSDKLGNIQDVANKKTKKGLGAFWEKSVGNKILVILVISMIFVLIFATILAISIANQEQEAHAWPDTELSKLIPEPNGKITYVNTNDDELDATVETNAKKAYEYRTKCKEKGFTNISEDENDDNDFSFKARDTNNNELSLTYYEDNGELEIKLKKLGQSEASTSTSSSNSTNASSNFKDMMDSYEKFIDEYIAFMKKYNNSSDTTAMIEDYSNYIDKFSDFANKIDALDKDELSTEDYKYYIEVTTRVKKKLASIGE from the coding sequence ATGGAAAACAATGAACAGAGAAAGAACGAGAATTATACTATTAAAGAAATTAAGGGTTCAGAAATTCAACAATCTGATAAATTGGGGAATATTCAAGATGTTGCAAACAAAAAAACAAAGAAAGGACTAGGCGCATTTTGGGAAAAAAGTGTTGGGAATAAAATATTAGTTATATTAGTTATTAGTATGATATTTGTGTTGATATTTGCGACAATATTGGCAATATCCATAGCAAATCAAGAGCAAGAAGCACACGCTTGGCCAGATACCGAACTATCAAAATTGATTCCAGAGCCAAATGGTAAAATAACATATGTGAACACAAATGATGATGAACTAGATGCAACAGTGGAAACAAATGCAAAAAAAGCTTATGAGTATAGAACTAAGTGTAAAGAAAAGGGATTTACAAATATTTCTGAAGATGAAAATGATGATAATGATTTTTCGTTTAAAGCTAGAGATACAAACAATAATGAACTTAGTCTCACATACTATGAAGACAATGGGGAACTTGAAATAAAATTAAAGAAACTAGGTCAAAGTGAAGCTTCTACGAGTACTAGCAGTTCTAATTCAACCAACGCGAGCTCTAATTTTAAGGATATGATGGATAGCTATGAAAAGTTTATAGATGAATATATAGCATTTATGAAGAAATACAACAATAGTTCCGATACAACAGCCATGATTGAAGACTATTCCAATTACATTGATAAGTTCTCGGATTTTGCTAATAAGATTGATGCGCTAGATAAAGATGAACTTTCGACAGAAGATTATAAATACTATATTGAAGTAACTACAAGAGTAAAGAAAAAACTTGCGTCTATTGGGGAATAA
- a CDS encoding MerR family transcriptional regulator codes for MTLIKIKNAMMETGLTRKALRYYDEKKLVVATKIAIGKNNAWYYTENDIQVLKRIKLYRDLDVPVGQIKEIINSKNGEAIFKENIASLLAKRKDNLKKQTEIARNISDNSIIDSM; via the coding sequence ATGACGTTGATAAAAATTAAAAATGCAATGATGGAAACAGGACTAACAAGGAAAGCTCTTCGATATTATGATGAGAAAAAATTGGTAGTTGCTACAAAAATTGCTATTGGTAAGAATAATGCGTGGTACTACACCGAGAATGACATACAAGTTCTTAAAAGGATAAAATTATATCGGGATCTTGATGTTCCTGTCGGGCAAATAAAAGAGATTATTAATAGTAAAAATGGAGAGGCTATTTTCAAAGAGAATATTGCTAGCTTGCTTGCTAAAAGGAAGGACAATCTAAAGAAACAGACAGAAATTGCAAGGAATATTAGTGATAATAGCATTATAGATAGTATGTAA